The Megalobrama amblycephala isolate DHTTF-2021 linkage group LG1, ASM1881202v1, whole genome shotgun sequence genome segment tctgttctgttgcgatctgcgtTTCCTGCCGATGACATGTAttgcgggggcgtgcccccgtttcttgactccacccccacgtcaaaccagtgccataaagagaaccgcacagaaaagtgcagtgcaaagaaaaccggtatcgtgagcgcacgcttgactgaaactcagaataaaatgagcgttgcaaatgatttagtaggtttgagcatgaaaaatatgtggcaaagataaaatagaattacagctgtcattgatttttgtaattgattatatttttatttttgcactacgttattttattttgcaatttattatttttgtttgcaaaacttattttttctgctcaatactttatttttcctttgcaattctttatttttgtttgcaaaacattttttttattgctcaattctttttttttgttttgcaaaaaatttttttttgggcaaaattttaaggcattaatttgactccataggaAACGAGATCTAAATTTTGCGGACCCGTCTGGTCGGGAAATAAAGCGGGTGAACACAGAGTGTATTTTAAGCGGTTGCTGAATAAAACCTTGCGGGAGCaggacgaaaaaaaaaaaaaaaacagtcccgCGCAGACCTCCTTAAACCTtaggtgtgtatgtgtgtgtcccaaataaataataataaaaaaaaggaataaaGTTCAAAAGTCGGACTATAAGCGAATGAGGCATGATTGCTATTCTTTATTAAAATGGCTGTAATCTGTTAGGCTACCACAATAGTACTTGATctgtttaaaatgatttcattGATATATGCCTAAGgtgttaaattaaaaatcaaaattaaaatttgtctAATCCAGTAATtaattttttctatttttgatCTGAGCACACAATCAGAAAACCCGTCGTTATTcgttttttcattttagttcaggaaataaataatggaaaaacatgtctttaatttaaaaaaacgatTAAGACtcattaaaagtatttaatttGTATCCATAGGCCTACTCCGTGTAGCTGGCCCGCCATCTACtggctaaaaaaaaatagtggcGCGTGGCCAAGTTACTTGCCGACCCCTGCTCTACAACCAATTATTGTAGATATTAATCAAGAGTATTAAACCTGTGTTATTTTTAAAGTTGTACAATTGTATAACATACTTTGTAGTGGTTGGTTTCTCCTTATGCCAGATTCTGAGCCTGCTGGCTGCAAGTAATCTAAACTTGGCTGGCTATTTAGCTGCAAGAGAGATGGTTGGTGATTTAGCAGTGGCTGACTAGCTAGCTGTTGGAGAGGTGGTTGGCTCCATGCTGGTGGCTGACTAGCTGTCTTGTAGAACTGGGATTGGTCACTTGCTGGTGGCTGACTAGCTGGCTTGTAGAACTGGGATTGGTCACTTGCTGGTGGCTGACTAGCTGGCTTGTAGAACTGGGATTGGTCACTTGCTGGTGGCTGACTAGCTGGCTGGTAGAACTGGGATTGGTCACTTGCTGGTGGCTGACTAGCTGGCTTGTAGAACTGGGATTGGTCACTTGCTGGTGGCTGACTAGCTGGCTTGTAGAACTGGGATTGGTCACTTGCTGGTGGCTGACTAGCTGGCTTGTAGAACTGGGATTGGTCACTTGCAGGTGGCTGACTAGCTGGCTTGTAGAACTGGGATTGGTCACTTGCTGGTGGCTGACTAGCTGGCTTGTAGAACTGGGATTGGTCACTTGCTGGTGGCTGACTAGCTGGCTTGTAGAACGGGGATTGGTCACTTGCTGGTGGCTGACTAGCTGGCTTGTAGAACGGGGATTGGTCACTTGCTGGTGGCTGACTAGCTGGCTTGTAGAACGGGGATTGGTCACTTGCTGGTGGCTGACTAGCTGGCTTGTAGAACGGGGATTGGTCACTTGCTGGTGGCTGACTAGCTGGCTTGTAGAACGGGGATTGGTCACTTGCTGGTGGCTGACTAGCTGGCTTGTAGAACGGGGATTGGTCACTTGCTGGTGGCTGACTATCTGGCTTGTAGAACGGGGATTGGTCACTTGCTGGTGGCTGACTAGCTGGCTTGTAGAACGGGGATTGGTCACTTGCTGGTGGCTGACTAGCTGGCTTGTAGAACTGGGATTGGTCACTTGCTGATGGCTGACTTGCTGGCTGGTAGAGAGGTGGTTGGTGATTTTGACTAGCTGGCTTGTAGAACGGGGATTGGTCACTTGCTGGTGGCTGACTAGCTGGCTGGCAGAGAGGAGGCTGCTGTCTTGCTGAAGAGGGGCTTTGAGTTGACTGACTGAATGTTTGAAATGCTGGTGGCTTAATACGAGGCGGTGGTTCCAGGCCTTTAAAATTTTGCCcttcattatcatcatcatcactgtcACTCAAAAGTTTAAAGTTTTGAAGTCTAAAGCTCTTCCTTTCATAGAAAAATAGAAATTGACACAAGGTTAATACTGCCATATACGGAAAGAGatcttttctatttaaaaataataataaataataaacaataataaaaacaataaaataaaactcataACAGAATAAAAAACTCATGTTGGAAAAGAGATGTTTGCTTACATAATTCGTCTAGGTTTTTTAGCCCCACTCTCTGTATCAGATTGAATGTCAGAGAAGAGTTCTGCTTCAGGGAGCTTTTTCCTGGCATCATCATAGTTGTCTAAAACACATGTAAGACTAAATGACAACCACATAGCCTAAATAGTCCCTTTCACACATACATTATTTACTGGTAAAATACTGGTAAATTAAcgttaacattaaaataatgttgtcAACTTGGACAGATGAAACTAAAGCACTTCTCATCCAGGTGGATGAAAAAAAGCGGTTCagtgtttaaagggatagtccacccacaaattaaaattctgccattaatttGTGACtgttatgtcattccaaacctgtaatggtgtgttcacaccgaacgcgaatagagcgtcaaatACGCGTCTAGTtagacgcttgaacattttgaaccCATTCGCGCGTCCACGTCACTCgtgaataaaaaaacaacaacacagttTCTTTCTGGCATACGTTTCCGTCATGTCTGACATAAAAGATATTGCTGCTCTGTACTTGTTGTGGAAGTCCCAAATACGGAGGAAAGCCAAACAAACTGGGTACCCAGACAGCAACAATTAGCATCTCCATTTTCGACAACAGTGATAGACCGGATGTATCAATTAGCTCTTCATTGATTGGCTGGCGCAACAACACGTCATGCGAATCTTCTGCTCGagttcaaatttttcaacttgcgcggAAGACGTTCGTGGCAAACGCGTCGCCCAATTCGATGCGTCTATTCgtgtctttgcattgactttttATGTAATCTACTCGCGCAAATAATTAAAttcgcgttcggtgtgaacacACCAttagacctttgttcatctttcatcacaaattaagatatttatgataaaaatccaagaggtttctgACCACCTGTAGACTGCTATGTCCTTAATCCCAaaattgcacacaaaaagtattctcgtcgcttcataacattaaagttaaaccactgtagttacatggactattttaacaaattctttactacctttctgggcattgaaagttgCAATGACATCGCTGCATATGGATGGTTcagaaacctcttggatttcatctaaaatatcctcatttgtgttccaaaaattaacaaaggtcttacgggttcaGAACAACATTACGGaatcaattaaataattttaatttttgggtgaactaacattaGAGGCTACTAGTATTCTGGTACTGATGTGTGAATGGTATCTTACTGGTAAAAAGACAGAACGTCATTGCGTGTTTGAACAGCACCTTTCTGTGGTTAGTGGAAAAGTTGTACtggtaattttacagtaatttaccGGGCTTACTGTGTGAAAGGGACAtaaacagaataaacatgagcataatttataaaaaatttatacattttataacattgtataaaaatagaaaagttgGTAGAATCCATAGATATTCTAAACACTatcaattatttttcttttgcaataaaaatcagtttttcttAATTTGGTTGATAAAGCGCAAAACTTATAGTGAGACATTAAATATTATGTATCGCATATATTTATTGGAGTTAAACATGAAAGAAATACCTGTTGTGTAGAGAAGCTTTACTTTAAAGATTTTCCACTCTTTCTTGGGTTTCATTGCAAGTTTCACAGCCTTTGTGAGGCTCTCCCCTCTTAGGCGTGGCCAGACACATTGGTCACCATCTACCCAACCGCTGGGCACCACTTCCACCTCATTTGTTTCCAAAAAAGAAACAATATGGAACATGcctattattgaacaaaaaaaaaagaaagaacatgagtctcaaaactgaaaatattgtTCACATACTAAAACACGTTCATTTGAGTTCCACAGAAGTAcatcatacaagtttggaacgacatgaccaatcagaggtgcTACTCAGAAAGTCAGAATCCACTTAACACTGCTAATCCTTTCATTATAAACACAAGTGTAAatgatgtaaataagagattgtatatttaaaataccttatataattttaagtcacaaaatgaaagttctgtcatcatttactcaccctcaagttgtttcaaacctgtattctttcttctgctgaacacagaaataagatattttgaagaatgacgGTCACTAAACAgttgaagagaaaaaaaaaaaaaaaaaatactatgaaagtcaatggggtccatcaactgtttagtgaccgacattcttcaaaatatcttattctgtgttcagcagaagaaagaagttcatacaggtttggaacaacttgagagtgagtaatggGCCTTTCACACAGGACGCGGTATGCGCAGCACTGCGCTATAAAacccattcatttcaatggctTGCGCCGCACAAGGACGTTTTGTTGCTGCGTCGACCAAAGCACAAGCGCAGCGGTGCGCACGCCGCGGTCAAAGTTCAAAATAGTTCAACTTTTGCCGCTGCGCTCTGTGATGATTACCAGCGCGGCCAATAGAATCGATCGGGGCATCCAAACAAGCACGGAAATCAAAATGGATGGACTAGTACTGTACTGTGTCGGAATTTCCTGAGCTGTACGATACAATTAACAGGCCTGCACGTTATTAGATAGAAGAACTGTTATAAATAGAACAGGCAGTTTTGAAAACTCCACCTACTTTGCTCTTGGCATAGCGCAGCGCAAATTGCGTTGTATCTAGGGATGGGTACCGAAACCCGGTATTAAATTGACCCCGGGGCTAAATTTTGAAAGACCGGTGTATCGATAAGCTCTGACGTTAACGGTTCTGCTATcggtactggagaaattatgaaaaaaatacacgtacatttattattgctatatagacATTATCTTGCGAATACTATCTCGCCAGAGTCGCCAGCTGTGTCTGtatgcaataatattaggaCATTTGTCTATGGTGCATTTTTGCTTTCGCAACCCAGAAGAGAGATCGCGCTCACGCAGTTACAGCACGCACAGCTGCTCACATGAAATCCCTGTTTAATGGTGACGATGGAGGAGAGAACTAAACAACTAAACATCTGCTTACACTTTAGGTCTGTGATattatgcttattttatttttgatttcgattttggcttccaagtatcatcagaaagaagatttctgaggtaaaactattaaaaactatCCACGGTTCGTCTACCACCCCTTTATTCTATTCACAGCTGCGCGCGTTCATTTCTCCCTAAACCCAAACTTAACGTCAGAATCAGCACAATCGGTGATTGTTGTCTTTACTGTTGCTAAATTGCAgtaaatgtttgataattattatCAACGTTTTAAAACGCTGAAAGCACAATAATCCGCGCAAGAGACGCTGTTCCTCAGGCTGAATTGTGTGAGGCTGAAAACGGGTCTCTAatagacaaacaaattacactttGGGCTTCAGGTGCACGTCGAAACGATcaattacacacacaaatatgttAAAATGACCGGATTGGAGCGTGTTTAGCTACTTAAACGCAGTTTATATCGTAAGTGTAAATGAACAGCTGGGAGAAAATCCGATGTGTGTTAATATctattgtcttaaagtgacagcagtcacAACATTTATTCTGATGATTGTGCCATCAAtgctaatcaaacaacaaaatgcaaagagaaaatcactcagcGCTTCTTCTGGATATAGTTATCCTTAATAAGcattaatctattaatttatactgtgaaaaccatccagtgttattttacatttggttactttACTTAGATTTCTTTTATAGGCTAGGTCTATATTACCTGAacacatgaacaaatgaaagcactttatttcatttgtgtctttgttttattgtatttgtcagtttgttttactttctttgttcatgttcttactgtatcttacataaaacaccaaaaatgccggacactatataatataaagcaatgttaattcagctcttatatatatatacatataaacaaaaAGTACCGATAAGAATACCGTTAAAGTACCGTATCGATAAGCAGTATCGGTAAGAGTAGTAATATCGTTAAAACCTTAACGATACCCATCCCTAGTTGTATCTGAAGGGCAACGCTGAGCCCAGCGTCCAGCGCTGCGCATACCGCGTCCTGTGTGAAAGACCCTTAagtgataacagaatttttttatttttaagggaACTATTCTTTAAAGAACAAGTTCTTATTTTCAACAACCGCCTGTCAGAACAGTTAAAAACTCCTGAAAGATATACAAAGCATAAAAACATATTGCTTGCTCGACTGATAATgcttaaataacaaaaacaacaatttgATAAATACTTACCAACTGAGACTTTTGTACTGGTTTATCGCCACACATCCCATATTTAATTTTCTGTTTCATGAACTTGTGCAGAATGTAGTAatggaaaaacaacaaaattttcTCTAAGAGGTAACCTAACATACTTCTCAATATTGCCATCAAACTCTGAGATGTGCACGTCTTCGGAGAGTTCCCTCACAACAAAAATTCCCAAATCACTTGAATTCATTGGATAGTCAAAGAAAGAGCTTCTATGTTTATACTCTTTGTACACAAAAAATACTTTTCCTTCGCTCAAAATTATGTTCACAACAGTGGCAATACTATTCTGTATTTTCACACAATTGTCTCCTTCAGTTATTTTAATGACTAAACCACCAAGGAAAGCCTCTTGAAACTGGTTAACTGCTTTTGAAAATATCAAAGGTACAGGGCCATTGTTGTGTTCACGTCTAAGGGTCCTATTGATAGTCTCATCGCGTGCATTGCTCTGAGCATTTATTTCGGATAGCCTGCGAATGACTTGGGCTAAAGGATTGCTAGGTCTTCTGACAAGCTTTTTAAGAGTGCCCAAGAAATTTTCAAAAGGAAAAGCAGAAAATTCATCTAAATTACCATGCTGCTTCACGTCCTCACAGAGGTGCAGTAATCCATGCATATTGTAACAAAGAAATTCCTGACCATATAACACGCCGAAATGTTCAACAAAAGACACTAGACATGTATGAGCAAAGTCATTTAACAGAAAGCAAAATTTCTGACTGAGAAGAATATAAACAGAAACTGACAAAAGCATAAAATGGCTGTACACTGGTGGGGCCAGGACATTACAAAGGACCACTGGACCCGTGTATAACAAGAACTGCCTAAGTTCTGTAGCTTTCCACCTCAGTCTATGTGTTAGTGGTCTTGGTTTACGTGCAAAATCAGAAGGTATGTAAAATCTCAACCCTACAAGAGAATCTGAAATTACTTGACTCAGCCGGGAAGATAATCGAACACGGAGTGGCCCTGAACTCAGCCAAAGATCTAAAAGTCTCCGCATCATCCCAAGACAAACCAGATGCATGTAGTCATGAGGAAAACCACCAACCATGTCAATGTTTGTTTCTATTAGAGGAGACTTGGCAACATGATGGTCTTCATCTATCATCTGCCGGAAAGAGAGGTTTGTCCTAAGTGGGGCATTCATTTCAGGAAAGGTCATTCTGTGTTTGAGATACAAGCCAGTTTGAGTACATTTACCACAGGCAGAGTGGCCAGTGTGACTCTTGATGGCTTTGATAAAAGCCCTAGCAGGTGCATCACATACAACAGAACTAACTTTTAAAAAGAACCATTTGCCTTTAATGCCAAACCCACAGCTCAGTGTTTTCAATTCACTTACAAGATCTTTCAAATATTCGTTCAAAGATTTTGGTTTAGAGCTACCACAGAACAGTCCGATTACGAAGGGCCTCTTTACTTAACAGTCTTGAAGAATACCAAGTATTGGCCAAAACTGTACAGAGTTGCTATTAAAGAGTGGAATGCCATCAAAGTTTAACTGCAGTCTAAAAATGTGTTGGTCAGGAACTTTGGACCacatgttttaaaatgctgtctTTAGTGAATTTAGTATACCGAAGTAATGAAAATCTCCACCAGCTATCATTTGAGTCTTGTACGAGGTTTTTGTTCTAAGCAGAGTTCTACCATCTTTAGGAAGGAAAAGGAGATGCACCCTAAGTATAGTCAAAAGGGCAGACAAAGCAATCAGAGAGATTCCAAAATTTACAGCCCAGCCTGCCAGTGAAGCAACCAAATCGACACTCACTAAATTCCCATCATCAGATTGATTATCATCAGAATCCACCTCTGATGATGACTCAGCACATGGCTCCTCAGAATCTGAGGCATGCCTGGTAGATAAATGATCTGAGTGTAGGCCTAATTCTTCCTCACTATCTTGAACGCAACCAAGGGAGTCAAATAagtaatttacttttttaacagCCCTCCTTCTAaggttattttg includes the following:
- the LOC125265032 gene encoding repetitive proline-rich cell wall protein 2-like, which codes for MFHIVSFLETNEVEVVPSGWVDGDQCVWPRLRGESLTKAVKLAMKPKKEWKIFKVKLLYTTDNYDDARKKLPEAELFSDIQSDTESGAKKPRRIMKSFRLQNFKLLSDSDDDDNEGQNFKGLEPPPRIKPPAFQTFSQSTQSPSSARQQPPLCQPASQPPASDQSPFYKPASQNHQPPLYQPASQPSASDQSQFYKPASQPPASDQSPFYKPASQPPASDQSPFYKPDSQPPASDQSPFYKPASQPPASDQSPFYKPASQPPASDQSPFYKPASQPPASDQSPFYKPASQPPASDQSPFYKPASQPPASDQSPFYKPASQPPASDQSQFYKPASQPPASDQSQFYKPASQPPASDQSQFYKPASQPPASDQSQFYKPASQPPASDQSQFYKPASQPPASDQSQFYQPASQPPASDQSQFYKPASQPPASDQSQFYKPASQPPASDQSQFYKTASQPPAWSQPPLQQLASQPLLNHQPSLLQLNSQPSLDYLQPAGSESGIRRNQPLQILLREILTKQEMLLDQQNTIMRILQSTHRPRPDVHDGAKFRDRLPVKDVESLRCLEAELKMNPDSKSELVRNKL